The Lachnospiraceae bacterium oral taxon 500 genome window below encodes:
- a CDS encoding ECF transporter S component, translating into MSILLFPIAIAINFVGGQIVALLRLPVFLDCIGTVLVGALTGPIGGLIVGVMTNLILGITAPTFIPYAVVSAAIGIVSGICAKRGMFKTVKMTLLTGVFVWIVTQLTAIPITTLVFGGVTGSGTSFITGFLVGAGQGLFQAVFTTSILTETIDKFITVLIAYFLIKSIPARTLSKFPLGEKYLEN; encoded by the coding sequence ATGAGTATTTTATTATTTCCAATTGCGATTGCGATTAATTTTGTCGGTGGCCAGATTGTTGCGCTGCTGCGGCTGCCGGTGTTTTTGGATTGCATCGGTACCGTGTTAGTCGGAGCATTAACGGGGCCGATCGGCGGCTTGATTGTCGGGGTAATGACTAATTTGATTTTGGGGATTACAGCTCCGACCTTTATTCCTTATGCAGTAGTATCGGCAGCGATTGGCATAGTATCTGGAATTTGTGCGAAGAGAGGAATGTTTAAAACTGTTAAAATGACTCTGTTGACCGGCGTGTTTGTTTGGATCGTAACACAACTGACGGCGATTCCGATTACGACTTTAGTGTTTGGCGGAGTAACGGGCAGCGGGACATCTTTTATTACCGGCTTTTTAGTTGGAGCCGGACAAGGGCTGTTTCAGGCAGTTTTCACGACCAGTATCTTAACAGAAACCATTGATAAGTTCATTACGGTTTTAATTGCGTATTTTCTGATTAAATCTATTCCGGCTAGAACTTTATCCAAGTTCCCATTGGGCGAAAAATATTTGGAAAATTAA
- a CDS encoding ABC transporter ATP-binding protein codes for MAQIEIKDVSFQYPLTDFRALEKVNLEIEKGEFLALIGKNGAGKTTLCNAIRGLIPHFQKGKYEGEIKIDGVSTKEMDLGSSAAKVGLVFQNPFIQVSGVKRTVFEEVLFGLENLGVPRSEMIDRTNDMLCQLKIDYLRDKNPTELSGGQRQRVAIASVLVMSPEILIIDEPTSQLDPIGTEEVFETIALMKEKKITIILVEQKINLIAEYADRVAVMDKGKIVLYGSAREVLTNKEIENYGAALPEVTKFSYFLMDKKQIQLTEIPITLQEAKKTFVGRCAGKGAEDL; via the coding sequence ATGGCTCAAATAGAAATAAAGGATGTTAGTTTTCAATATCCGCTGACGGATTTTCGGGCGCTGGAAAAAGTAAACTTAGAAATTGAAAAAGGAGAGTTTTTGGCGCTGATCGGCAAAAACGGGGCAGGAAAAACCACGCTGTGCAATGCCATTCGCGGATTGATTCCGCACTTTCAAAAAGGAAAGTACGAGGGAGAAATCAAGATTGACGGTGTCAGCACGAAGGAGATGGATTTGGGGAGTTCGGCAGCGAAGGTGGGCTTAGTATTTCAAAATCCATTTATCCAGGTAAGCGGGGTCAAGCGGACGGTGTTTGAAGAAGTATTATTTGGTTTGGAGAACCTGGGTGTTCCCCGTTCGGAAATGATAGACAGAACCAATGATATGCTGTGTCAGTTAAAAATTGACTATCTTAGGGATAAAAACCCAACCGAACTGTCCGGCGGGCAAAGGCAGCGAGTGGCGATTGCTTCGGTATTGGTAATGAGTCCGGAAATTTTGATTATTGACGAACCGACCTCGCAGTTAGATCCGATCGGAACAGAAGAAGTATTTGAAACAATCGCATTGATGAAAGAAAAGAAAATAACGATTATCTTGGTGGAGCAAAAAATCAATTTGATTGCCGAATATGCCGATCGGGTGGCGGTGATGGATAAGGGGAAAATTGTATTATATGGCTCGGCCAGAGAAGTGCTGACCAATAAAGAAATTGAAAATTATGGGGCGGCCTTACCGGAAGTGACGAAATTCAGCTATTTCCTGATGGATAAAAAACAAATTCAGCTGACAGAGATACCGATTACTTTGCAGGAAGCCAAAAAAACTTTTGTCGGTCGTTGCGCGGGGAAAGGGGCGGAGGACTTGTAA
- a CDS encoding nucleoside hydrolase, whose translation MNEKQKIIMDVDPGIDDSLAIVFAGMAKASLELVGITTVSGNVEVNQASLNAIKALQMCGQTQVPVYKGAAQPLFKEYCDATDTHGRDGLGETFFSITDCCQPMPATDFIIQQLERFPGEITILALGPLTNLAYILRKNEGALKKARQIVIMGGAAKVHGNCSPVAEYNFWVDPHAAAEFFVAGLENVVMVPLDVTYSILLTPNIREMIHQFELPLADYVDKITRFYVDFHWRQERTLGCIINDPLTVAYLLKPEILGLATATVQVETEGLCIGQSICDFRAQTGKTQIALTVNEKEFFRLFLLTLFPEREKDILRMEQKGWI comes from the coding sequence ATGAACGAAAAACAAAAAATTATTATGGATGTGGATCCGGGGATTGATGATTCCTTGGCGATTGTATTTGCCGGAATGGCCAAAGCAAGCTTAGAGCTTGTGGGCATAACGACAGTGAGCGGCAATGTTGAGGTTAACCAGGCTTCTTTAAATGCGATCAAGGCGCTGCAAATGTGCGGCCAGACGCAGGTTCCGGTTTATAAGGGAGCGGCGCAGCCGCTGTTCAAGGAATATTGCGACGCGACAGATACACATGGCCGGGATGGGCTGGGCGAAACATTTTTTTCGATAACAGATTGCTGTCAACCTATGCCGGCAACGGATTTTATTATTCAGCAGCTGGAACGCTTTCCGGGTGAGATTACGATTTTGGCTTTGGGGCCGTTGACCAATTTAGCTTATATTTTGCGGAAAAACGAGGGGGCGTTAAAAAAGGCCAGGCAGATTGTGATTATGGGAGGTGCGGCCAAAGTTCATGGGAATTGCTCACCGGTAGCGGAATATAATTTTTGGGTCGATCCCCATGCGGCGGCTGAGTTTTTTGTGGCAGGGCTGGAAAATGTAGTTATGGTGCCGCTGGATGTAACCTATTCCATTTTGCTGACGCCCAATATCCGGGAGATGATTCACCAGTTTGAGCTGCCGCTGGCGGATTATGTCGATAAAATTACGCGCTTTTATGTGGATTTTCATTGGCGGCAGGAGCGGACGCTGGGCTGTATTATCAATGACCCGCTGACCGTTGCCTACTTACTAAAACCGGAGATTTTAGGGCTTGCGACGGCGACGGTGCAGGTGGAAACAGAGGGGCTGTGTATCGGGCAGTCGATTTGTGATTTCCGTGCGCAAACCGGCAAAACTCAAATTGCTCTAACGGTAAATGAAAAGGAGTTTTTTCGCCTGTTTTTATTAACTTTATTTCCGGAAAGAGAAAAAGATATTTTACGAATGGAACAAAAAGGCTGGATTTAG
- a CDS encoding ribokinase: MNIKDIARLAGVSVSTVSKVMNQKDSSISQETREKVLRIAKEYNYAPYSFLPATAKSFLIGVLLRSHKSLSKTLSGILAVACEHGYQLLLAESGGDPAEEQKALAGFGKNKADAVLWEMAAENSLDFAPELEKLKIPYLLFNSPTASSENIDYQAFGYQATQALIACHHRDIACLLLSGARTEDFFNGYKKCLFDRQIPLREDLVFNEQSLPLLLHKISSRAVTAVVSSHYAAAADLYARSLAQHYQIPWDFSLLSLRDDIRPEDSFPDISAFSISRYDYGRFLGQKLLHRLENLPLPMEHFQSEYALSSRTTIDVPHFMHSQKILAVGSTNLDIYLKVPQLPTSGKAILTTQSSLYAGGKATNEAIGAAKLGHRAAIISAVGSQSEADIIYDALQQHTVNTDGLKRSSQFSTGKAYIFVEPKGESTITILSGANDSLSPADLLQKEYLFENTAYCLVSTEIPMPAAETACRLMRKHGGKTILKPSSCNYLSPELLSSVDILVLNAKELSEICPGGRPIEEKAASLYRQGVAIVIVTLGAEGCYVLSEELNERFPAKSFPSIDNTGAGDAFISALASYLLYGFDLKKAVAIAGYAAGFCISREGVVPSLVDKNTLEAYIHQQEPNLLVRSSRPY, encoded by the coding sequence ATGAATATAAAGGATATTGCCAGACTGGCCGGTGTTTCGGTTTCAACCGTTTCCAAGGTCATGAATCAAAAAGACAGCAGCATCAGTCAGGAAACCAGAGAAAAGGTATTAAGGATTGCCAAGGAGTATAATTATGCGCCCTATTCCTTTCTGCCGGCAACCGCCAAGAGCTTCCTGATCGGTGTACTGCTGCGCTCCCATAAAAGCCTATCCAAAACCCTAAGCGGCATTTTGGCCGTCGCCTGCGAGCACGGCTACCAGCTGCTTTTAGCCGAGTCCGGCGGCGACCCGGCCGAGGAACAGAAAGCGCTGGCCGGTTTCGGCAAGAACAAGGCCGATGCCGTCTTATGGGAAATGGCCGCCGAAAACAGCTTAGACTTTGCCCCTGAACTGGAAAAACTGAAAATCCCCTACTTACTTTTCAATTCTCCGACTGCCTCATCGGAAAACATTGATTATCAGGCTTTCGGCTACCAGGCCACGCAAGCCTTAATTGCCTGTCATCATCGGGACATTGCCTGCCTGCTGCTGTCCGGCGCCAGAACCGAGGACTTTTTTAACGGCTATAAGAAATGCTTATTTGACCGGCAAATTCCACTGCGCGAAGATTTGGTGTTTAATGAGCAAAGCCTGCCGCTGCTGCTGCATAAAATCAGCAGTCGGGCGGTTACCGCCGTAGTTTCTTCCCATTATGCCGCCGCCGCCGATCTTTATGCCCGCAGCCTAGCCCAGCATTATCAAATCCCCTGGGACTTCTCCCTGCTTTCCCTGCGGGATGATATCCGACCGGAGGACAGCTTTCCCGATATTTCCGCTTTTTCGATTTCCCGTTACGACTATGGTCGGTTTTTAGGGCAAAAGCTTCTGCACCGCCTGGAAAACTTGCCGCTGCCTATGGAGCATTTTCAATCCGAATATGCTTTAAGCAGCCGAACCACCATTGATGTGCCGCATTTTATGCACAGCCAAAAGATCCTGGCCGTCGGCAGCACCAATTTGGATATTTATTTAAAGGTACCGCAGCTGCCGACCTCCGGCAAAGCCATCCTCACCACCCAGTCCTCCCTGTACGCCGGCGGCAAAGCAACCAATGAAGCCATTGGCGCGGCTAAACTGGGACACCGGGCAGCCATCATCAGCGCCGTCGGCAGCCAATCGGAAGCGGATATTATTTACGATGCCTTGCAGCAGCATACCGTCAATACGGACGGCTTAAAACGGAGCTCGCAGTTTTCTACCGGCAAAGCCTATATTTTTGTTGAACCCAAGGGCGAATCCACGATTACGATTTTATCCGGTGCCAATGACAGTCTGTCGCCGGCTGATTTACTGCAAAAAGAATATTTATTTGAAAATACTGCCTATTGCTTAGTCAGCACCGAAATTCCCATGCCGGCGGCCGAAACCGCTTGTCGGCTGATGCGTAAACACGGCGGCAAAACGATTTTAAAACCGTCATCCTGTAATTATTTAAGTCCTGAGTTGCTGAGCAGCGTTGATATTTTAGTCTTAAACGCGAAAGAACTGTCTGAGATTTGTCCGGGCGGCCGCCCGATTGAAGAAAAAGCCGCTTCCCTTTACCGGCAAGGCGTAGCTATCGTCATTGTCACACTGGGGGCGGAAGGCTGTTATGTCCTGTCAGAGGAACTAAACGAACGCTTTCCGGCCAAAAGTTTTCCTTCAATTGATAATACCGGAGCGGGCGATGCCTTTATTTCCGCTCTGGC
- a CDS encoding energy-coupling factor transporter transmembrane protein EcfT: protein MKKKVISELYPITKLAVVAALIVIGFLFQNYVYGYFIVLPFTVLAAFIDRSGKSYLKKITTAMLFFVLFFLAFKIMLDTSDSRILLKWGFITVREQGLLSGANDSALIMVFAASFLLFFETTDMADFMISLNKLGLSHVGSYIALSTLQMIPEMGKKSKVILQAQQARGIETTGSLFTRMKAFIPALGPLIISSITDLEDRAVTLEVRAFSSENPKTFYRELPFRLADKLILGITFLLLIGCIVGRIILWLK, encoded by the coding sequence ATGAAGAAAAAAGTTATTTCTGAACTTTACCCGATTACGAAATTAGCGGTAGTTGCAGCGCTGATTGTGATTGGATTTTTGTTTCAAAATTATGTGTATGGGTATTTTATTGTTTTGCCGTTTACTGTTTTAGCGGCATTTATTGATCGAAGCGGGAAGTCTTATTTGAAAAAAATTACAACGGCGATGTTGTTTTTTGTTCTGTTCTTTCTGGCCTTTAAAATTATGCTAGATACATCCGATTCCAGGATTTTGCTGAAGTGGGGTTTCATTACTGTCAGGGAGCAGGGACTTCTTAGCGGGGCAAATGATTCGGCTTTGATTATGGTATTTGCCGCAAGCTTTTTGCTGTTTTTTGAAACCACGGACATGGCGGATTTTATGATTTCTTTAAATAAGCTGGGGCTATCGCATGTAGGTTCTTATATTGCTTTATCTACCCTGCAAATGATTCCGGAAATGGGGAAAAAGAGTAAGGTGATTTTGCAGGCGCAGCAGGCACGGGGAATTGAAACAACCGGCAGCTTGTTTACCCGGATGAAAGCCTTTATTCCGGCGCTGGGGCCTTTGATTATCTCATCTATTACCGATTTGGAAGATCGGGCGGTTACTTTGGAGGTGAGAGCCTTTTCCAGCGAAAATCCCAAAACCTTTTATCGGGAACTGCCGTTTCGGCTGGCGGATAAGCTGATCTTGGGAATAACCTTTTTACTGCTGATCGGTTGCATTGTGGGGAGGATTATCCTATGGCTCAAATAG